In Saccharicrinis fermentans DSM 9555 = JCM 21142, a genomic segment contains:
- a CDS encoding radical SAM protein, protein MIDFKKHPCFNKEAKGQYARVHLPVAPKCNISCNYCNRKFDCVNESRPGVTSNILSPEQSIIYLTALQKKMPQLSVVGIAGPGDPFANPEETMETLRQVRSNFPEMILCVSSNGLNIAPYINELATLKVSHVTITINSLDPKILEKVYRWVRYEKKGYFGLAGAELLLRKQLEAITKLKSAGITVKANAIVIPGINDTHLGALAKGLSELGVDLMNTIPLIPVEETPFSDLTEPGSAHMKEIRKEIGAFLPPMTHCSRCRADAAGLLGKDSTEAMELLTEAAKVRIDKGDADKRPYVAVASNEGILVNQHLGEADRLYVFKETPNGYKLVNQRVTPSKGNGDSRWEELGNILSDCKAILVGGIGPKPSKILGKSGLQVIEMSGLIDQGMDAVYKGTELRTITKAESFKCGAGCSGTGTGCG, encoded by the coding sequence ATGATAGACTTCAAAAAACACCCCTGTTTCAATAAAGAAGCTAAAGGACAATATGCCAGAGTGCATTTACCAGTCGCCCCCAAGTGTAATATCAGTTGTAATTATTGCAACCGAAAGTTCGACTGCGTCAACGAGAGTAGACCCGGTGTGACCTCCAATATACTATCGCCCGAACAGTCTATCATATACTTAACAGCCCTACAGAAAAAAATGCCTCAGCTATCGGTCGTAGGCATTGCTGGTCCCGGCGATCCTTTCGCCAACCCAGAAGAAACTATGGAGACACTACGTCAGGTACGCTCTAATTTTCCGGAGATGATACTATGCGTATCTTCAAATGGCCTGAACATCGCACCTTATATCAATGAGTTAGCGACGTTAAAGGTGAGTCACGTAACCATTACGATCAATTCCCTCGATCCTAAAATTCTTGAAAAAGTATACCGATGGGTACGTTATGAGAAGAAAGGATATTTTGGATTGGCCGGAGCGGAACTCCTTCTGCGCAAACAACTGGAGGCCATTACAAAATTAAAGTCCGCAGGTATTACTGTAAAAGCCAATGCCATCGTAATTCCAGGAATCAACGATACACACTTGGGTGCACTCGCTAAAGGATTATCTGAGTTGGGTGTCGATTTGATGAACACGATTCCATTAATTCCTGTGGAAGAAACACCTTTTTCTGATTTAACAGAGCCTGGCAGTGCTCACATGAAAGAGATCAGAAAAGAAATTGGCGCTTTTTTACCGCCAATGACTCACTGCAGCCGATGCCGGGCAGATGCAGCGGGACTTCTGGGAAAAGATAGCACTGAAGCGATGGAACTACTGACCGAAGCAGCTAAAGTACGTATAGACAAGGGAGATGCTGATAAGCGCCCCTATGTAGCAGTGGCCAGCAATGAAGGTATTTTAGTGAACCAACATCTGGGAGAAGCAGACAGGCTATACGTTTTCAAAGAGACTCCCAACGGATACAAATTAGTAAACCAACGCGTTACACCCTCCAAAGGAAACGGAGACAGCCGGTGGGAAGAACTGGGCAATATACTGAGTGACTGCAAGGCTATACTCGTAGGAGGTATCGGGCCAAAGCCCTCTAAAATATTAGGAAAATCAGGATTGCAAGTGATAGAGATGTCGGGATTGATTGATCAGGGGATGGATGCTGTTTATAAAGGCACAGAACTCAGGACTATCACCAAAGCAGAAAGCTTTAAATGCGGTGCTGGTTGTTCAGGAACAGGCACTGGTTGCGGATGA
- a CDS encoding P-II family nitrogen regulator codes for MLMIKAIIRPEKSSAVLKALFEAGYIAVTKTPVVGRGKQRGIKIGDVTYDELPKEQLFMVIKDEDKDFAVSTIMEAARSGEKGAFGDGKIFITPVEEAYTISRGVKEL; via the coding sequence ATGTTAATGATAAAAGCAATTATCCGTCCAGAAAAATCGAGTGCTGTTCTTAAAGCCTTATTTGAAGCAGGTTATATCGCAGTTACCAAAACACCAGTGGTAGGTAGAGGTAAGCAGCGAGGAATTAAAATTGGAGATGTAACCTACGATGAATTACCCAAAGAACAGCTCTTCATGGTTATAAAAGATGAAGACAAAGACTTTGCAGTCTCCACTATCATGGAGGCAGCCCGTTCAGGAGAAAAAGGAGCGTTTGGAGATGGTAAAATATTTATCACTCCTGTTGAAGAGGCCTATACTATATCAAGAGGTGTTAAGGAACTATAA
- the nifK gene encoding nitrogenase molybdenum-iron protein subunit beta codes for MLLRHTTEKEIDRKALTINPAKTCQPVGAMYAALGVHGCLPHSHGSQGCCSYHRSALTRHYKEPVMAATSSFTEGSSVFGGQANLLQAIGTIFSVYDPDIIAVHSTCLSETIGDDLKQIVAKANADGKVPDGKHVIEASTPSYVGSHVTGYHNMLQSIVQHFAIKTDEAKRQVNLLAGWVEPSDMRELKRISKMMGIKTVLVPDTSDVLDAPMTGKFEMYPKGGTTIPELVSMGDSMKTVAIGEWATKGAAIALDNNCKVPFDMLDLPIGVKATDRFIMSLSKAGAVAVPEEIDRERGRLVDMITDMHQYFYGKRVALFGDPDQLLPLCEFLLDLDMVPAYVVSGTPGKTFGKRMKEIFGDKIDQVKFKNGANADMFQLHQWIKQEGVDLLIGNTYGKYIALDEKIPFLRMGFPIVDRVGHSYFPTLGYMGGIRILEKILDLLMQYQDENSPEEKVELVM; via the coding sequence ATGTTATTACGACATACAACAGAAAAAGAAATAGACAGAAAAGCGCTAACTATTAACCCGGCAAAAACCTGTCAGCCAGTAGGTGCCATGTACGCAGCCTTAGGCGTTCACGGATGTTTACCGCACAGCCATGGTTCACAAGGATGTTGCTCTTATCACCGATCCGCATTAACCCGTCACTACAAAGAGCCCGTGATGGCTGCTACCTCTTCATTTACGGAAGGATCTTCAGTGTTTGGAGGACAAGCCAACCTATTACAAGCCATAGGTACCATATTTTCGGTATACGATCCGGACATTATTGCTGTTCATTCAACCTGCTTATCAGAAACCATCGGTGATGACTTGAAGCAGATTGTTGCCAAAGCCAATGCAGATGGGAAAGTACCTGATGGAAAACATGTGATCGAAGCCTCTACACCCAGTTATGTTGGTTCTCATGTAACCGGATATCACAATATGCTTCAATCTATCGTTCAGCATTTCGCCATAAAAACAGACGAGGCTAAACGTCAGGTCAACCTATTGGCTGGTTGGGTAGAACCATCGGATATGCGAGAGCTCAAACGAATAAGCAAAATGATGGGTATCAAAACCGTTTTAGTTCCGGACACATCAGATGTACTAGACGCTCCTATGACCGGGAAATTCGAGATGTACCCCAAAGGAGGAACCACCATTCCGGAATTAGTAAGCATGGGAGATAGCATGAAAACAGTAGCTATTGGCGAATGGGCTACCAAAGGAGCTGCCATTGCCTTAGATAACAACTGCAAAGTTCCATTTGACATGCTTGATCTTCCTATTGGCGTAAAAGCAACAGACCGTTTCATCATGTCTTTATCAAAAGCAGGCGCTGTAGCAGTGCCAGAAGAGATTGATAGAGAAAGAGGTCGTTTGGTTGATATGATTACCGACATGCACCAGTACTTCTATGGAAAACGTGTTGCGCTATTCGGAGATCCTGATCAGCTACTTCCATTGTGCGAGTTTTTATTGGACCTGGATATGGTACCTGCTTATGTTGTTTCTGGTACTCCAGGAAAAACTTTTGGTAAAAGAATGAAGGAAATATTCGGTGACAAAATAGACCAAGTCAAATTCAAAAATGGTGCAAATGCCGATATGTTCCAATTACATCAATGGATTAAACAAGAAGGTGTTGATTTATTAATAGGTAACACCTATGGAAAATATATCGCTCTTGACGAGAAAATTCCTTTTTTAAGAATGGGATTCCCTATCGTCGACCGGGTAGGACACTCTTACTTCCCAACACTTGGGTATATGGGTGGTATCCGAATCCTTGAAAAAATATTGGATTTATTGATGCAATACCAAGACGAAAACAGTCCTGAAGAAAAAGTAGAACTTGTCATGTAA
- the nifH gene encoding nitrogenase iron protein produces MRKIAIYGKGGIGKSTTTQNTVAGLVELGKNIIVVGCDPKADSTRLLLGGLAQKTVLDTLREEGEDVELEDVVKEGYGNVRCVESGGPEPGVGCAGRGIITSINLLEQLGAWDEKYKTDYTFYDVLGDVVCGGFAMPIRDGKAEEIYIVVSGEMMAMYAANNICKGIQKYAQAGTVRLGGLICNSRKVDNEREMIEELAKQLGTQMIHFVPRDNMVQQAEIHRKTVIEFAPEHPQADEYRSLSKAIDANEMFIIPTPLEMESLEKLLIDFGIAN; encoded by the coding sequence ATGAGAAAAATTGCGATTTACGGAAAAGGTGGAATTGGTAAAAGTACAACTACACAAAACACAGTAGCTGGTTTAGTAGAACTAGGCAAAAACATCATTGTAGTAGGATGTGACCCTAAAGCTGATTCAACTCGTTTATTACTAGGTGGACTTGCACAAAAAACAGTATTGGACACACTTCGTGAAGAAGGTGAAGATGTTGAGTTAGAAGATGTAGTAAAAGAAGGATATGGTAACGTTCGTTGTGTTGAATCAGGTGGTCCTGAACCAGGTGTAGGCTGTGCAGGTCGTGGTATTATTACTTCAATCAATCTTCTAGAACAATTAGGAGCATGGGATGAAAAATACAAAACAGATTATACCTTTTATGATGTACTAGGAGATGTGGTATGTGGAGGTTTTGCCATGCCGATTCGTGATGGTAAAGCAGAAGAAATATACATTGTTGTATCTGGAGAGATGATGGCCATGTATGCTGCCAATAACATTTGTAAAGGTATTCAAAAATATGCACAAGCAGGTACTGTTCGCTTAGGAGGCTTGATTTGCAACTCTCGTAAAGTAGACAACGAAAGAGAGATGATCGAAGAGTTGGCTAAACAATTAGGAACTCAAATGATTCATTTTGTACCTCGCGATAACATGGTTCAACAAGCTGAGATTCACAGAAAAACAGTGATCGAATTTGCACCTGAGCACCCCCAGGCTGATGAATACAGATCCTTATCCAAAGCTATTGACGCCAATGAAATGTTCATCATACCCACTCCTCTGGAAATGGAGAGCCTTGAAAAACTATTGATAGACTTTGGAATTGCCAACTAA
- a CDS encoding P-II family nitrogen regulator yields the protein MKKVMAIINIDKMNATKKALLDVNITSMTASGKVFGRGKGLWEAKILEGVKNDQPEALEHLGKEPRLRPQRVLEIVVNDSFVQPAVEAIIEANQDAQHGCGKIFIMPVMDVIQVRTGITGSKAVD from the coding sequence ATGAAAAAGGTAATGGCCATCATCAACATCGACAAGATGAATGCAACCAAAAAAGCACTCCTTGATGTCAATATTACTTCGATGACAGCATCGGGAAAAGTATTCGGAAGAGGAAAAGGTCTTTGGGAAGCAAAAATACTAGAAGGGGTTAAAAACGATCAACCAGAAGCACTTGAACACTTAGGAAAAGAACCCCGTCTCCGCCCACAAAGAGTATTGGAGATAGTTGTAAATGACTCTTTTGTTCAACCTGCTGTAGAAGCAATTATTGAAGCTAATCAAGATGCCCAACACGGATGTGGCAAAATATTTATCATGCCAGTAATGGATGTAATTCAGGTCAGAACCGGTATTACAGGTAGTAAGGCAGTCGATTAG
- a CDS encoding homocitrate synthase/isopropylmalate synthase family protein — protein MKQYLIDTTLRDGEQAAGVIFSLEEKIRIAQMLVELGIQEAEIGTPAISIQEEKDIKTLVNQGFNFDMLCWARATVSDIMATKRTGVKRISISFPVSDIQLAAMGKDRSWVLNQMETMIGLARNHFEFVGIGAQDASRANSNFLKEYISKATSMGIERIRFADTVGIMNPISVYEMIAGYRFLFPNMNLEFHAHNDLGMATANSVAALQAGANSIDVTINGLGERAGNAPLEEVAAAAKYSLQLDLGINLKEINRACQFIETASNRKMSQTKPITGELITCHESGIHCRSLLNNPMSYHAFDPKEIGKKPQFIIGKHSGVAAVLDTLAHMGIHISKEQGKEILPKVKKLAASQKQSIGKNELRELILNL, from the coding sequence ATGAAACAATATTTGATTGACACCACATTACGCGATGGAGAGCAAGCTGCTGGAGTCATTTTTTCACTGGAGGAAAAAATACGCATAGCACAAATGCTGGTAGAGTTAGGCATTCAAGAAGCCGAAATAGGAACTCCTGCCATATCCATCCAAGAAGAAAAAGACATTAAAACCTTGGTAAATCAAGGCTTTAATTTTGATATGCTGTGTTGGGCTCGTGCCACCGTTTCTGACATTATGGCCACCAAACGCACTGGAGTTAAACGCATCAGCATTTCTTTCCCGGTAAGCGATATTCAGCTGGCTGCCATGGGTAAAGATCGTAGTTGGGTGCTGAATCAAATGGAGACAATGATTGGACTCGCCCGCAACCATTTTGAATTTGTTGGCATTGGAGCACAAGATGCTTCACGAGCCAATTCAAATTTCTTAAAGGAATATATCAGTAAAGCAACCAGTATGGGTATTGAACGAATTCGTTTTGCCGATACAGTAGGCATCATGAATCCTATATCGGTATATGAAATGATAGCTGGCTACCGCTTTCTTTTTCCGAATATGAACTTGGAATTTCATGCCCATAACGATCTGGGAATGGCCACTGCCAATAGTGTTGCTGCCCTACAAGCCGGCGCAAACAGTATCGATGTTACGATTAATGGCTTAGGTGAGAGAGCCGGCAATGCCCCTCTGGAAGAAGTAGCTGCTGCTGCCAAATATTCCCTCCAGCTCGACCTCGGCATAAATCTTAAAGAGATAAACCGCGCTTGTCAATTTATAGAGACAGCTTCAAACCGTAAGATGAGTCAAACAAAACCCATCACAGGGGAATTGATAACCTGTCATGAGTCTGGCATTCATTGCCGTTCTTTACTGAATAACCCAATGAGTTATCATGCCTTTGATCCCAAAGAAATTGGTAAAAAACCTCAATTTATAATAGGCAAACACTCTGGAGTAGCTGCGGTATTAGATACACTCGCTCATATGGGAATCCATATTTCGAAAGAACAAGGAAAAGAAATCCTTCCTAAGGTGAAAAAGTTGGCCGCAAGCCAAAAACAGAGTATCGGCAAAAATGAATTGAGAGAATTAATATTAAACCTTTAA
- a CDS encoding (2Fe-2S) ferredoxin domain-containing protein, which produces MKKPEYHILVCNSYRVAGDAKGFCNKNGAGNFIPYIMEECNDRGIDAAVTSTACLNVCSQGPIMVIHPNNLWYGEITEEKIDEILDALEEGKAVEEYLISD; this is translated from the coding sequence ATGAAAAAGCCTGAATATCACATTTTGGTATGTAACTCATACCGTGTTGCCGGAGATGCCAAAGGGTTTTGCAACAAAAACGGAGCTGGTAATTTTATTCCCTACATCATGGAGGAGTGTAATGATAGAGGCATTGATGCTGCGGTTACCAGTACAGCCTGTTTAAATGTATGCAGCCAGGGGCCTATTATGGTTATTCACCCCAACAATCTATGGTATGGAGAGATCACAGAAGAAAAAATTGACGAAATATTGGATGCCCTTGAGGAAGGTAAAGCTGTTGAGGAGTACTTAATTTCAGATTAA
- the nifD gene encoding nitrogenase molybdenum-iron protein alpha chain gives MVKKKDYSAGLPDPTPIIDEIISKYPSKVAKKRKKAMVANDPEIDQPVQANVRTIPGIITQRGCTYAGCKGVVLGPTRDIINLVHGPIGCSFYAWLTRRNQTKPETETAENYMMYSFSTDMQDENIVFGGEVKLKEAIREAYKLFNPKAIGVFSTCPVGLIGDDVHAVSRDMKEELGINIFGFSCEGYRGVSQSAGHHIANNGIFKHVVGNNDRPREGKFQINLLGEYNIGGDAFELERLFEEAGITLVSTYSGNSTVESFAYSHTVDLNVVMCHRSINYIAEMMEEKYGIPWIKGNFIGGSSTAKTLRKVAEFFDDAELIEKVEEIIAREEAKVEAVKAAIKPKVEGKLAMMFVGGSRAHHYQDLFEELGMLTVSAGYEFAHRDDYEGRHVIPDIKIDADTRNIEELTITKTDNPELWRDDLVAKKAELEKKGYEFSHYAGMMPQMKKNSLVIDDVSHHETEKLIEFYKPDLFCAGIKEKYVVQKSGVPLKQLHSYDYGGPYAGFEGAINFYKEMERMLVTNVWNLVDTPWKSEPEIVGSMTINA, from the coding sequence ATGGTTAAAAAGAAAGATTATTCAGCAGGATTACCAGATCCTACGCCCATAATAGATGAAATCATTAGCAAATACCCTAGTAAGGTTGCCAAGAAACGAAAAAAGGCGATGGTTGCTAACGATCCAGAGATAGATCAACCCGTTCAAGCCAACGTTCGTACCATTCCTGGAATTATCACACAACGAGGTTGTACCTATGCCGGCTGTAAAGGGGTAGTACTAGGCCCTACCAGAGATATCATTAACTTGGTTCACGGTCCTATTGGTTGTAGCTTTTACGCCTGGCTCACACGTCGTAATCAGACGAAACCAGAAACAGAAACCGCAGAGAACTATATGATGTACTCGTTCTCAACAGATATGCAGGATGAAAACATCGTGTTTGGTGGAGAAGTAAAGCTTAAGGAAGCGATACGAGAAGCTTATAAGCTATTTAACCCCAAGGCCATCGGGGTATTCTCAACATGTCCGGTTGGACTGATCGGAGATGATGTGCATGCCGTATCCCGCGATATGAAAGAAGAATTGGGAATCAATATTTTTGGTTTTTCTTGCGAAGGTTATCGGGGAGTATCTCAATCGGCTGGTCACCATATTGCGAACAATGGTATTTTCAAGCACGTGGTAGGAAACAATGATCGTCCACGCGAAGGTAAATTTCAAATTAACCTTTTAGGTGAGTACAATATTGGTGGTGATGCCTTTGAATTAGAACGATTATTTGAAGAAGCGGGCATTACTCTTGTATCTACCTACTCAGGAAACTCAACTGTAGAAAGCTTTGCCTACTCACATACGGTTGACTTAAATGTGGTAATGTGTCACCGTTCTATCAATTACATTGCGGAAATGATGGAGGAAAAATACGGTATTCCATGGATCAAAGGTAACTTCATAGGAGGAAGCTCCACTGCCAAAACACTTAGAAAAGTAGCCGAATTTTTCGACGACGCTGAACTTATTGAAAAAGTGGAAGAAATCATCGCTCGAGAAGAAGCTAAAGTAGAAGCAGTAAAGGCTGCTATTAAACCCAAAGTAGAAGGTAAATTGGCCATGATGTTTGTAGGAGGATCACGTGCCCACCATTACCAAGATCTTTTTGAAGAGCTGGGAATGCTAACCGTTTCAGCCGGATATGAGTTTGCACACCGCGATGACTACGAAGGACGCCATGTAATTCCTGATATCAAAATTGATGCAGACACCCGTAACATCGAGGAGTTAACCATCACTAAAACAGACAATCCAGAATTATGGCGTGACGACTTGGTGGCGAAAAAAGCAGAATTGGAAAAAAAAGGATACGAATTTAGTCACTACGCTGGCATGATGCCTCAGATGAAGAAGAATTCTTTGGTCATCGATGATGTATCTCACCACGAAACTGAAAAGTTAATTGAGTTTTATAAACCTGATCTATTCTGTGCAGGCATCAAAGAAAAATATGTAGTACAAAAGTCCGGTGTACCTTTAAAGCAGCTTCATAGCTACGATTATGGCGGGCCCTACGCTGGATTTGAAGGAGCCATCAACTTTTATAAAGAGATGGAGCGCATGTTGGTAACAAACGTTTGGAACCTGGTAGACACACCATGGAAAAGCGAACCTGAGATTGTAGGAAGCATGACTATTAACGCATAA
- the nifE gene encoding nitrogenase iron-molybdenum cofactor biosynthesis protein NifE, translated as MSKYIKDRTPQIVTIGEDQHDLACEKKSAAGSVSQRACVFCGSRVVLYPIADALHLVHGPIGCAAYTWDIRGAMSSGPQLHRLSFSTDLREKDVVFGGEKKLYSALTELIESYKPEAVFIYSTCIVGVIGDDVEAVARRLSNETGVDVLPVMSEGFKGTKKDGYKAACDALMKLVGTDDNYLPPKYSINILGDFNLAGELWILAEYYKRIGVEIIACLTGDGRVEQVRKCHKASLNVVQCSGSMMHVAKEMEKKYDIPFKKVSYFGIEDMSDALYEVAQHFNDPELMANARTLVSEEIAKLIPALQPYRQKLEGKKAAIYVGGAFKAISLVKALRLLGMQTVVVGSQTGNKDDYNLLQKICDKGTVIVDDSNPNELSDFVKQTGADLFIGGVKERPIAYKLGLGFCDHNHERKEALAGFVGMLNFAKEVYASVCSPVWKFIQK; from the coding sequence ATGTCAAAATATATTAAAGATAGAACACCCCAGATTGTTACCATAGGCGAAGACCAACATGATTTAGCCTGCGAAAAAAAATCAGCCGCAGGTTCCGTAAGTCAAAGAGCTTGTGTATTTTGTGGTTCCAGGGTAGTCCTTTACCCCATAGCCGATGCCCTTCACCTTGTACATGGTCCTATAGGATGTGCCGCCTATACCTGGGATATCAGGGGAGCCATGTCTTCAGGCCCTCAATTGCACCGTTTAAGTTTTTCAACCGACCTACGAGAAAAAGACGTTGTTTTTGGAGGAGAAAAAAAATTATACAGTGCCCTGACCGAGCTAATTGAGTCATACAAACCCGAGGCTGTTTTTATATACAGCACATGTATAGTTGGTGTTATTGGTGATGATGTAGAAGCTGTTGCCAGACGACTAAGCAACGAAACAGGAGTTGATGTACTTCCTGTGATGAGTGAAGGCTTTAAAGGAACCAAAAAAGATGGCTACAAAGCGGCATGTGACGCTTTGATGAAATTGGTTGGAACGGATGATAACTACCTACCGCCCAAATACAGTATCAACATACTGGGAGATTTTAACTTGGCCGGTGAGCTTTGGATATTAGCCGAATATTATAAGAGAATTGGAGTAGAAATTATTGCGTGCCTGACAGGCGATGGCCGCGTGGAGCAAGTACGCAAATGCCATAAAGCATCATTAAATGTGGTACAGTGCTCCGGCAGTATGATGCATGTAGCCAAAGAAATGGAAAAAAAATACGATATACCCTTTAAGAAGGTATCTTACTTTGGTATTGAAGACATGTCGGATGCTCTCTACGAGGTGGCTCAACATTTTAACGACCCGGAATTAATGGCCAACGCCAGAACCTTGGTATCTGAGGAGATCGCAAAACTCATACCTGCTCTGCAACCTTATCGCCAGAAACTAGAAGGTAAAAAAGCTGCCATTTATGTAGGTGGTGCATTTAAGGCCATCAGCCTAGTAAAAGCCTTACGACTATTGGGCATGCAAACCGTAGTGGTGGGTTCGCAAACCGGAAACAAAGACGATTACAATCTACTACAAAAAATATGTGACAAAGGAACTGTAATTGTTGACGATTCAAATCCAAACGAATTATCCGACTTTGTAAAACAAACCGGAGCCGACCTCTTTATTGGAGGTGTAAAAGAACGCCCCATAGCCTATAAACTAGGACTTGGATTTTGCGATCATAACCACGAACGTAAAGAAGCACTTGCCGGATTTGTGGGAATGCTCAACTTCGCTAAAGAAGTGTACGCCTCAGTCTGCAGCCCGGTATGGAAGTTTATTCAAAAATAG
- a CDS encoding nitrogenase component 1, with product MADKIPVLKERKNFVATRNACKVCSPLGGSIAYKGIKGCVPVIHGGQGCATYIRRYLISHYKEPVDIASSNFSEESTIFGGEANLSTAIQNVIAQYKPEVVGVCTTCLSETIGDDIGQALKNYRAAHKNEPEVPEFVYSSTPSYQGSHMDGFHETVAAITKTFASKVDKNNKVNIFPGFISTEDLRILKAILEDFGIDYIMVPDYSETLDNPVWDTYHRIPDGGTPVDELKKMGGAKASIEFGPILNKGNLVGRIKSKNMAYTGAEYLEKEFGVKKHTINLPVGITQSDQLFQILSDISQQEVPTQYTMERGRLIDAYADGHKYVFGKKAVVYGEEDLVIALTGFLDEIGVEVILAASGGNSGALKEQIEICAPTHGKTIRVMGDLDYEKINELCIDMKPDFLIGNSKGYYIARELKIPIIRVGFPIHDRMGGSRLKHVAYKGAQELFDKIGNAMMEYKQENSEVGYKYI from the coding sequence ATGGCCGACAAGATACCTGTATTAAAAGAACGTAAAAACTTCGTTGCCACGCGGAATGCCTGCAAAGTGTGTTCTCCACTGGGAGGAAGTATCGCATATAAAGGAATCAAAGGATGTGTTCCGGTAATACACGGCGGGCAAGGGTGTGCCACCTATATCCGACGATATTTAATAAGCCACTATAAAGAGCCGGTAGATATTGCCTCATCTAATTTTAGTGAAGAATCAACCATTTTTGGGGGTGAAGCGAACTTAAGCACCGCCATACAAAATGTGATTGCTCAATATAAACCTGAAGTAGTAGGTGTATGCACTACTTGCTTAAGCGAAACCATTGGTGACGATATTGGGCAAGCTTTAAAAAATTATCGTGCAGCACACAAGAACGAGCCCGAAGTGCCAGAGTTTGTATATTCATCTACGCCCAGCTATCAAGGATCACACATGGACGGTTTTCATGAGACAGTAGCAGCCATCACCAAAACCTTTGCCTCAAAAGTAGATAAGAACAATAAGGTGAATATTTTTCCTGGATTTATCTCCACCGAAGATTTAAGAATTTTAAAAGCTATTCTAGAGGATTTTGGCATCGACTATATCATGGTTCCTGATTATTCCGAAACATTAGACAATCCGGTATGGGATACCTATCACAGAATCCCCGATGGAGGAACTCCTGTGGATGAATTAAAGAAAATGGGAGGAGCCAAAGCCAGTATTGAATTTGGCCCCATATTAAACAAAGGAAATCTAGTGGGAAGAATCAAAAGCAAAAATATGGCGTACACAGGCGCCGAATATTTGGAAAAGGAATTTGGCGTGAAAAAACATACCATCAATCTACCTGTAGGCATTACACAGAGCGATCAACTTTTTCAAATATTAAGTGATATTAGCCAACAAGAAGTGCCCACCCAATACACCATGGAACGCGGCAGACTCATTGATGCTTATGCCGATGGACACAAATACGTCTTTGGAAAAAAAGCAGTGGTTTACGGTGAAGAAGACTTAGTCATAGCCTTGACAGGCTTCTTAGACGAAATAGGTGTTGAAGTGATTCTTGCTGCTTCTGGAGGAAATAGTGGTGCATTGAAGGAACAAATTGAAATATGTGCTCCTACACATGGCAAAACCATTCGGGTGATGGGTGATTTAGATTACGAAAAAATAAACGAACTATGTATTGATATGAAACCCGATTTTTTAATCGGCAACAGCAAAGGCTACTACATAGCACGTGAACTCAAGATACCTATTATTCGGGTAGGCTTTCCCATTCACGACCGGATGGGTGGCTCCCGGCTCAAACATGTTGCTTACAAAGGAGCACAGGAATTATTTGACAAAATTGGAAATGCCATGATGGAGTACAAGCAAGAAAACTCAGAAGTGGGCTATAAATATATATAA